The Anabaena sp. WA102 genome contains a region encoding:
- a CDS encoding type II toxin-antitoxin system HicA family toxin gives MKVKEVLKILEADGWYIDRIRGSHRILKHPSKSGIVVVPGKPSDDIPVGTLSSIWKQAKL, from the coding sequence ATGAAGGTTAAAGAAGTTCTCAAAATCCTGGAAGCAGATGGTTGGTATATAGATCGCATCAGAGGTAGTCATCGTATCCTCAAACATCCAAGCAAATCAGGTATCGTAGTTGTACCCGGAAAACCAAGTGATGATATTCCAGTCGGTACACTCTCATCAATTTGGAAGCAAGCAAAATTATGA
- a CDS encoding type II toxin-antitoxin system HicB family antitoxin produces MNEKMIEYTVIYERGQTNWGAYVPDLPGCVSIGDTLAEVQENIKEAIALYLEVLKEDGQPIPEPSTQVGKVAVTI; encoded by the coding sequence ATGAACGAAAAAATGATTGAGTACACAGTCATCTACGAACGTGGCCAGACAAACTGGGGCGCTTATGTTCCCGACTTACCCGGTTGTGTCAGTATTGGCGATACCTTAGCAGAAGTACAGGAAAATATTAAAGAAGCGATCGCATTATACCTAGAAGTATTAAAAGAAGATGGACAACCTATACCCGAACCATCCACGCAAGTTGGTAAAGTAGCAGTAACGATATAA